The window GCTTGGAGATGCTCACCTCCCTTCTCCAGGCCCTGGGGGCTTGGCGGGCGCCCCACCTTCCCCCGGAGGCTACCCGGGAGGAGGTGCTTGCCGTCCACTCCGAGCGCCTGGTGAAGCGGGTGGAGGCGGCAAGCCTTGGGGAGAGGGTGCCGGACCTGGAACACTACGGCCTGGGCACGGGGGACACCCCCGTCTTCCCGGGCATGGACCGGGCGGCCCGCATCCTGGTGGGGGGGACCCTCGAGGGGGCGAGGCGGATCCTTGCCGGGGAGAAGCGGGTGTTGCAACTGGGTGGGGGCCTGCACCACGCCCAGTACGACCGGGCCTCGGGGTTTTGCGTGTACAACGACCTTTCCGTGGCCATCCGCCACCTGACCCGGGCCGGGCTTCGGGTGGCCTACCTGGACATTGACGTCCACCACGGGGACGGGGTGCAGTGGATCCACTACGAGGAGAAGGAGGTCCTCACCCTAAGCCTCCACGAGTCGGGCCGCTACCTCTTCCCGGGCACCGGGCACGTGCACGAGCTGGGCCGGGGGGAGGGGGTGGGGAGGAAGCTGAACCTCCCCCTGGAGCCTTTCACCGAGGACGCAAGCTACCTGGAGGTCTTTGAAGCCTTGGTGCCTTGGGCCCTAAGGGCTTTCCGGCCCGATGTGCTCGTGGTGCAGGCGGGGGCGGACGCCCACTATTTGGACCCCTTGGCGGACCTCCTCCTCACCACCCGGGCCTACGAGAGGCTTTTCCGCCTCATCCTGGAGTACGCCGAGGCCTATGCGGGGGGGCGGGTCCTCTTCACCCTGGGGGGCGGGTATAGCCTGGACGGGGCGGTGCGGGTCTGGACCCTCCTTTACCACGTCTTCCACGGCCTGCCCTTGCCCGAGCGCCTCCCGGAGGGGTGGCTTAGGGCTTGGGAGGCAAGGCTTGGGCGGCCCCTTACCCCCACCCTCCACGACCCAGAGGAGCCCTACCCCGAAATCCCCAGGCGGCTGGAGATAGAAAAGCGGAACCGGCTTACCCTAAGCCGGCTCACAGAGCTCGTCTCCCCCTACCTGCTAGACTAGCGGGGTGAAGGTTATTCTGCGCCTACCCGAGCGCAAGGAGGTGGAGGTTAGGGGGG is drawn from Thermus hydrothermalis and contains these coding sequences:
- a CDS encoding acetoin utilization protein AcuC; protein product: MVIYRDEYRLYNFGPDHPFSPVRLEMLTSLLQALGAWRAPHLPPEATREEVLAVHSERLVKRVEAASLGERVPDLEHYGLGTGDTPVFPGMDRAARILVGGTLEGARRILAGEKRVLQLGGGLHHAQYDRASGFCVYNDLSVAIRHLTRAGLRVAYLDIDVHHGDGVQWIHYEEKEVLTLSLHESGRYLFPGTGHVHELGRGEGVGRKLNLPLEPFTEDASYLEVFEALVPWALRAFRPDVLVVQAGADAHYLDPLADLLLTTRAYERLFRLILEYAEAYAGGRVLFTLGGGYSLDGAVRVWTLLYHVFHGLPLPERLPEGWLRAWEARLGRPLTPTLHDPEEPYPEIPRRLEIEKRNRLTLSRLTELVSPYLLD